From Ensifer sp. WSM1721, one genomic window encodes:
- a CDS encoding SDR family oxidoreductase — MTDKICLITGGGKGMGAAVAREMAARGYKLALMSPSENCETLAAELGGVAGRGVAQSAADLEAIVDLAISTYGRIDAVLNHTGHPPKGDLLDITDENWDLANDMIVKAVIRMARLVTPVMEAQGGGSIVNITTYAAFEPSLWFPASCVYRAGVSSFTKLYSDRYGPKNIRMNCLLPGFTDSLDVEKFADLTALKRIGRVEEQAKAAAFLLSDDSSYITGQSLRVDGGLTRHM, encoded by the coding sequence ATGACGGACAAGATTTGCCTGATCACCGGCGGCGGCAAGGGCATGGGAGCGGCGGTGGCGCGCGAGATGGCGGCACGCGGTTACAAGCTCGCCCTGATGTCGCCGTCGGAAAACTGCGAGACGCTCGCCGCCGAGCTCGGCGGCGTTGCCGGGCGCGGTGTCGCGCAAAGTGCGGCTGACCTCGAGGCTATCGTCGACCTCGCAATCTCCACCTATGGCCGGATCGATGCGGTGCTGAACCACACCGGCCACCCGCCGAAAGGCGATCTCCTCGACATTACCGATGAAAACTGGGATCTCGCCAACGACATGATCGTCAAGGCGGTCATCCGCATGGCGCGTCTCGTGACGCCGGTCATGGAAGCGCAGGGTGGCGGTTCAATCGTCAACATCACCACCTATGCAGCCTTCGAACCCTCCCTATGGTTCCCGGCGTCCTGCGTCTACAGGGCAGGGGTCTCTTCGTTCACCAAGCTCTATTCCGACCGCTATGGCCCGAAGAACATCCGCATGAACTGCCTGCTTCCGGGGTTTACCGACAGCTTGGATGTCGAAAAGTTCGCGGACCTGACAGCGCTGAAGCGCATCGGCCGCGTTGAAGAACAGGCCAAGGCTGCGGCGTTCCTGCTCAGCGACGATTCCAGCTACATCACGGGCCAGAGCCTTCGGGTCGATGGCGGTCTAACGCGTCACATGTGA
- a CDS encoding glycerate kinase, with the protein MKKIRNADEILSGGDRSSRRIVLEIADRTLDRLDSYRRMRDIMRMEGGVLHIGTRSWDLSKKRNVYLFGAGKACNHMAMAVDHVLGEHLTKGIAIVKVLEETDRFNKTEVVVGGHPLPNEEGHRASRKMIEIVDQSGPDDLFICVISGGSSALMSCPIDGISLQDEIDTTDVLLKSGAGIYEINAVRRHISALNGGMLAKRIQDVGAELIGFGISDAVGNPATGDIAEPYTAYKSTPIGPDATTLDDARATIVNRNVADRLPKTVVDYLMNAGPEAETPKAFPDNTYFLLNTLPDSCIYAKEICAEMGIPAMIVSSFLEGEARDAGTFLASIAREIQTYGNPIKAPCVLLSSGEVTTLIEDNSTIRGHGGPGQEMAISFAITAAKTSGACLLSVDTEGTDGTTRVAGGITDSSTARAAADNGINLYQALRDHSCFEALDAVSSAVFTGNTGTNLCDLTIMYVPELQRGA; encoded by the coding sequence ATGAAAAAGATACGTAACGCAGATGAAATCCTGTCCGGAGGCGATCGATCCTCCCGGCGGATCGTACTGGAGATCGCAGATCGGACCCTCGACCGGCTCGATAGCTACCGGCGCATGCGTGACATCATGCGCATGGAGGGTGGCGTCCTGCATATCGGCACCCGGTCCTGGGACTTGTCGAAGAAGCGAAACGTCTACCTCTTTGGCGCTGGAAAAGCCTGTAACCACATGGCGATGGCCGTGGATCACGTGCTTGGCGAACACCTGACCAAGGGCATAGCCATCGTCAAGGTGCTCGAGGAAACGGACCGATTCAACAAGACCGAAGTCGTTGTCGGCGGCCACCCCCTGCCCAATGAGGAAGGTCATCGGGCTTCCAGAAAAATGATCGAGATCGTCGACCAGTCAGGCCCGGACGACCTTTTCATTTGTGTGATCAGTGGCGGAAGTTCAGCGCTGATGTCCTGTCCAATCGACGGCATCAGCCTGCAGGATGAGATCGATACGACCGATGTGCTCTTGAAATCCGGTGCGGGCATCTATGAGATCAACGCCGTTCGGCGGCATATTTCCGCACTCAACGGCGGCATGCTAGCCAAGCGAATCCAGGATGTGGGTGCCGAACTGATCGGCTTTGGCATCAGCGATGCGGTCGGCAACCCAGCGACGGGCGACATTGCCGAACCCTATACCGCCTACAAGAGCACGCCGATTGGTCCCGATGCGACGACGCTGGACGACGCGCGCGCGACGATCGTCAATCGCAACGTCGCCGATCGTCTGCCGAAAACGGTCGTCGATTACCTGATGAATGCCGGCCCGGAGGCGGAGACGCCCAAGGCCTTTCCGGACAATACCTATTTCCTGCTCAACACCCTGCCGGACTCCTGCATCTATGCCAAGGAAATCTGCGCGGAAATGGGCATTCCGGCAATGATCGTCTCCTCCTTTCTCGAAGGCGAGGCACGCGACGCGGGCACCTTCCTTGCCTCGATCGCGCGGGAAATCCAGACCTACGGCAATCCGATCAAGGCACCTTGCGTCCTGCTGAGCTCCGGTGAGGTCACGACGCTCATCGAAGACAACAGCACGATTCGCGGTCATGGCGGACCTGGCCAGGAAATGGCGATCAGTTTTGCCATCACCGCCGCCAAGACGTCGGGCGCCTGCCTGCTTTCGGTCGATACCGAAGGCACCGACGGCACAACCCGGGTGGCGGGCGGTATCACCGATTCCTCCACTGCAAGGGCTGCGGCCGACAACGGGATCAATCTCTACCAGGCACTGCGGGACCACAGCTGCTTTGAGGCTCTCGACGCAGTTTCCTCAGCGGTCTTTACCGGCAACACCGGCACCAATCTTTGCGACCTCACTATCATGTACGTTCCCGAACTTCAGCGGGGCGCCTGA
- a CDS encoding aldehyde dehydrogenase family protein, giving the protein MQNKLFIDGQWVAPVDGTMLPVIDPATEEVFHHIPAAGAAEAEMAVKAAREAFDNGPWPRLSGKERAKYLRGIAQGIRDRLPELARMETRDNGKPIPESEWDLTDAAGCFDFYADLAEELDGEVEEVKLADARFVSKAVREPLGVAVAIVPWNYPLLMASWKIAPALAAGCTMILKPAETTSLTALELGAIAQVAGLPKGVLNILSGKGSVVGQALIEHPQVDKVAFTGSGPVGSRIMAEGAKDIKRISLELGGKSPFIVFADSDIEKAVEWIMFGIFWNQGQVCSATSRVLVEAALYPKLLERLVEEASKIKIGNGLDEGTLLGPLVNKGQYEDVLRHIDRAVEQGATVACGGKYEGFNRGFWVAPTILTDMALDSDAWVEEIFGPVVCIRPFETEEEAIRLANDSRFGLAAAVMSADDERCERVARAFRAGIVWINCSQPTFTEAPWGGYKQSGIGRELGRWGLDNYLETKQITRFASDDPWGWYIKSEAGQ; this is encoded by the coding sequence ATGCAGAACAAGCTCTTTATTGATGGCCAGTGGGTCGCACCAGTTGACGGAACAATGCTTCCGGTCATCGATCCGGCGACGGAAGAGGTGTTTCACCATATCCCGGCCGCCGGTGCGGCGGAGGCGGAGATGGCCGTGAAAGCGGCGCGCGAAGCCTTCGACAACGGTCCCTGGCCGCGCCTTTCGGGCAAGGAGCGCGCGAAATATCTGCGCGGCATTGCGCAAGGGATCCGCGACCGTCTGCCGGAACTGGCACGCATGGAAACCCGCGACAATGGCAAACCGATCCCGGAGTCCGAGTGGGACCTGACGGACGCCGCCGGCTGTTTTGATTTTTACGCCGACCTTGCCGAGGAACTCGATGGCGAAGTGGAAGAGGTGAAGCTGGCGGACGCGCGCTTCGTCTCCAAGGCCGTGCGCGAGCCGCTCGGCGTCGCTGTCGCCATCGTTCCGTGGAATTATCCGCTGCTCATGGCCTCGTGGAAGATTGCGCCGGCGCTGGCGGCCGGCTGCACCATGATCCTGAAACCTGCCGAGACAACCTCGCTGACGGCGCTGGAACTAGGCGCGATCGCGCAGGTCGCAGGGCTTCCCAAGGGAGTCCTGAACATCCTCTCCGGCAAAGGTTCGGTCGTCGGTCAGGCGCTGATCGAACACCCGCAAGTCGACAAGGTTGCCTTCACCGGCTCCGGCCCGGTCGGCTCGCGCATCATGGCCGAAGGCGCGAAGGATATCAAACGGATCAGCCTCGAACTCGGCGGCAAGTCACCCTTCATCGTCTTCGCCGACAGCGACATCGAAAAAGCGGTCGAATGGATCATGTTCGGTATCTTCTGGAACCAGGGGCAGGTGTGTTCGGCCACCTCCCGGGTTCTGGTGGAAGCTGCGCTCTATCCGAAACTGCTGGAACGGCTGGTCGAGGAAGCTAGCAAAATCAAAATTGGCAACGGCCTGGATGAAGGCACACTGCTTGGCCCACTCGTCAACAAGGGCCAGTACGAAGACGTGCTGCGCCACATCGACCGCGCGGTCGAACAGGGCGCGACGGTCGCCTGCGGCGGCAAGTACGAGGGTTTCAACAGGGGTTTCTGGGTGGCGCCGACGATCCTCACCGACATGGCGCTCGACAGCGACGCCTGGGTGGAGGAAATCTTCGGCCCGGTCGTCTGCATCCGTCCCTTCGAAACGGAAGAGGAGGCAATCCGCCTTGCCAACGATTCCCGCTTCGGCCTCGCTGCCGCCGTCATGTCGGCTGACGATGAACGCTGCGAGCGGGTCGCGCGCGCCTTCCGCGCCGGCATCGTCTGGATCAACTGCTCGCAGCCGACCTTCACCGAAGCGCCGTGGGGTGGCTACAAGCAGTCCGGCATCGGCCGCGAGCTCGGCCGCTGGGGTCTCGACAACTATCTCGAGACGAAGCAGATCACGCGATTTGCCAGCGACGATCCCTGGGGCTGGTATATCAAGTCGGAGGCAGGTCAATGA
- a CDS encoding SDR family NAD(P)-dependent oxidoreductase: MQRFEGKVAVITGAGGGIGSAIARRLASEGALVVVTDANAEAAATVTADIRASGWQAETITANIADKGECASLIADSFALRGRLDVLVNNAGINRRGNLLALSDEDWSLSFAVNLNSMFHLCRAALPLMIEAGGGAIVNTASQWGLYPAPNHIAYNTTKAAVAAFTQNLARDYAPDKIRVNAVCPGEIHTPMLEAGVKRSGRTIADLDKLVPFGRIGKPEEVAALVAFLASDEAQFICGSLVEITGAQAVA, from the coding sequence ATGCAACGTTTTGAAGGGAAAGTCGCCGTCATCACCGGCGCAGGCGGTGGTATCGGCTCGGCGATCGCCAGGCGGCTGGCTTCCGAGGGCGCGCTGGTGGTTGTCACCGACGCCAATGCCGAGGCCGCCGCGACCGTGACGGCTGATATCCGCGCATCCGGTTGGCAGGCCGAGACGATTACGGCAAATATCGCGGACAAGGGCGAATGCGCTTCGCTGATTGCCGACAGCTTTGCCCTGCGCGGCCGGCTCGACGTGCTGGTCAACAATGCCGGCATCAACCGGCGCGGCAACCTGCTCGCGCTCTCCGACGAGGATTGGTCGCTCAGCTTTGCCGTCAATCTCAATTCAATGTTTCATTTGTGCCGCGCGGCCCTTCCGCTGATGATCGAAGCGGGCGGCGGCGCGATCGTGAACACCGCCTCGCAATGGGGTCTCTATCCCGCACCGAATCATATCGCCTACAACACGACAAAGGCCGCCGTCGCCGCCTTCACCCAGAATCTCGCGCGCGACTATGCGCCGGACAAGATCCGCGTGAATGCCGTCTGCCCCGGCGAAATCCACACGCCGATGCTGGAAGCGGGCGTCAAGCGCTCCGGCCGCACCATTGCCGACCTCGACAAGCTGGTGCCTTTCGGTCGTATCGGCAAACCGGAGGAAGTCGCAGCCCTCGTTGCGTTTCTCGCCTCGGACGAGGCGCAGTTCATCTGCGGCTCGCTCGTGGAGATCACTGGCGCCCAAGCGGTGGCGTGA
- a CDS encoding enolase C-terminal domain-like protein: MQDKIVSLHAQQIIDCKCRPAVEVEIRTESGAIGLGAAPTGTSVGMYEAFVLRDGDPSSYKGLSVRTAVDKAVNIIGPALIGMNVFDQRAIDEKMIALDGTPDKHNLGGNTIYSVSIAAFRAAAASRRIPLYNHIAGGDIRTVPVPCFNVINGGRYENFTQSFNEFLIVPHGTDSIDQAVEMAVTVFNHLGTVLTAYLGHKPQVASSYGYAAPSDDPAVVLSMMRRAIDECGYRGKMSFALDCASSEMYDAATKTYLLKGERVTSSALIAYVRKLTETFDFVFIEDLLDENDWEGYSKAVQELPRTIILGDDLTVTSLPLLRRAHEAHAVDGFVLKPNQVGTITEAMDAYRFAADHGMIAVPSGRSGGVVDDVVMDFSVGLQVPFQKNGAPRSGERIEKLNFLMRANARSPGCRLYDIKPLLRF, from the coding sequence ATGCAGGACAAGATAGTCTCCCTTCACGCCCAGCAGATCATCGATTGCAAGTGCCGCCCCGCCGTCGAGGTGGAAATCCGCACCGAAAGCGGCGCAATCGGCCTTGGCGCCGCACCGACGGGAACCTCCGTCGGCATGTATGAAGCCTTCGTGCTGCGCGACGGCGACCCTTCGAGCTACAAGGGCCTGAGCGTCCGCACGGCGGTCGACAAGGCCGTCAATATCATTGGCCCCGCGCTTATCGGCATGAACGTGTTCGACCAGCGGGCCATCGATGAGAAAATGATCGCGCTCGACGGCACGCCCGACAAACACAATCTCGGCGGCAACACCATCTACTCGGTGTCGATTGCCGCATTCCGGGCGGCGGCCGCTTCACGCCGCATTCCGCTCTACAATCACATCGCTGGCGGCGATATCCGCACGGTGCCAGTGCCTTGCTTCAACGTCATCAACGGCGGCCGCTACGAGAATTTCACGCAGTCCTTCAACGAATTCCTGATCGTACCGCATGGAACTGACAGCATAGACCAGGCCGTCGAAATGGCGGTGACGGTGTTCAATCATCTCGGCACCGTGCTGACGGCCTATCTCGGCCACAAGCCGCAGGTCGCGAGCTCCTACGGCTATGCTGCTCCATCCGACGATCCCGCCGTGGTGCTTTCGATGATGCGCCGTGCGATCGACGAATGCGGATATCGTGGAAAGATGTCCTTCGCGCTCGATTGCGCCTCGAGCGAAATGTACGACGCGGCGACCAAGACCTATCTGCTGAAAGGCGAGCGCGTGACCTCCAGCGCGCTAATCGCCTATGTGCGCAAGCTGACGGAGACCTTCGACTTCGTCTTCATCGAGGACCTTCTCGATGAAAATGACTGGGAAGGCTACAGCAAGGCCGTGCAGGAATTGCCCCGCACGATCATCCTCGGCGACGACCTGACCGTCACCAGCCTGCCCCTGCTGCGACGCGCCCATGAGGCACATGCCGTCGATGGTTTCGTCCTGAAGCCCAACCAGGTCGGCACGATCACCGAGGCGATGGATGCCTATCGGTTCGCCGCCGACCACGGAATGATCGCCGTACCGTCCGGCCGTTCCGGCGGCGTGGTCGACGACGTGGTGATGGATTTTTCCGTCGGCCTGCAGGTTCCGTTCCAGAAGAACGGCGCCCCGCGCTCTGGCGAACGTATCGAGAAACTCAACTTCCTCATGCGCGCCAATGCCCGCAGCCCCGGCTGCCGGCTCTACGACATCAAACCGCTTCTGCGCTTCTGA
- a CDS encoding Ldh family oxidoreductase — protein sequence MSDRSEGDSVTISFEELRALLKRIFLGAGTAQSVADILADNCAACERDGCHSHGIFRMPGYVTNLESGWADGRAVPTAQEAGPSFLRIDARNGFAQPVFEAFRPRIGQMIEATGVAVVAINNSHHFSALWPELEDFARQGYVGLSVVTGACVVVPPGGRKRVLGTNPIAFATPVAGADPLIFDFATSNMSHGDLTIAAGAGRKVPHGTGVDGEGRLSDDPVAIDEGGGILPFGGHKGAAISLMVEVLASALTGGKFAAEVDFTGYPGANAPKTGQLLIFIDPVRGGNGGFASRVSDFLHMLRDAGQERFPSQQRYQRRAAALKDGIQIRAADFDNLNALANGETTA from the coding sequence ATGTCCGATCGTAGCGAAGGCGACAGCGTCACCATTTCCTTCGAGGAACTTCGTGCCCTGTTGAAGCGGATATTTCTGGGGGCGGGTACTGCGCAATCGGTCGCTGATATTCTGGCCGACAACTGCGCTGCCTGCGAACGGGATGGCTGCCACAGCCATGGCATTTTCCGCATGCCCGGCTATGTGACCAACCTTGAATCCGGATGGGCGGATGGCAGGGCTGTGCCGACGGCTCAGGAAGCCGGCCCCTCTTTCCTGCGCATTGACGCCAGGAATGGCTTTGCCCAGCCAGTATTCGAGGCATTCCGCCCGCGGATCGGCCAGATGATCGAGGCGACCGGTGTTGCGGTTGTCGCAATCAACAACTCACATCACTTCAGCGCACTGTGGCCGGAACTGGAGGACTTCGCTCGGCAGGGATATGTCGGGCTGAGCGTGGTGACGGGCGCGTGTGTGGTGGTTCCTCCAGGAGGACGCAAGCGTGTCCTCGGCACAAATCCCATCGCCTTTGCAACACCGGTCGCTGGCGCCGATCCGCTGATCTTCGACTTTGCCACCAGCAACATGTCACATGGCGATCTCACGATCGCGGCGGGTGCTGGCCGAAAGGTGCCACACGGAACGGGTGTCGATGGCGAGGGCCGACTGAGCGACGATCCCGTTGCGATCGACGAGGGCGGCGGTATCCTGCCTTTCGGGGGCCACAAGGGCGCTGCGATCTCGCTGATGGTAGAGGTTCTGGCTTCGGCGCTGACCGGCGGAAAGTTCGCGGCGGAGGTGGATTTCACCGGCTATCCCGGCGCGAATGCGCCGAAGACTGGCCAGCTTCTGATCTTCATCGATCCCGTGCGCGGCGGCAATGGCGGCTTCGCCAGTCGCGTCAGTGATTTCCTGCACATGCTGCGCGATGCCGGACAGGAACGGTTTCCATCGCAGCAACGCTACCAGCGTCGGGCGGCGGCATTGAAGGATGGCATACAGATCCGTGCCGCCGATTTCGACAATCTGAACGCTCTCGCAAACGGAGAAACAACGGCCTGA
- a CDS encoding tyramine oxidase subunit B has translation MYPRIDFLYLSEPDMIAAGVLDAERCVTICEETFSLLGEGDYLMGGANHNSHGLNIVFPKETKFPNMPVAGPDRRFAAMPGYLGGRFDVCGNKWYGSNHANAQKGLPRSVLTMMLNDKDTGAPLALMSANLLSAARTGGVPGVAAKHLANADSKVVSVIGCGPINKACFSAIMTQLKAVEKVVCFDIFLDKANEFAAWVKETYDVEAVGVDDAEAGFRGADVVTVAASRLKPLFFNDEWIKEGATILVSGPFNTEESFLTSAKIVYDHTSLQEAYVEDAVASGNKEAYYSGVIGGPFFRLIDAGKLPPLHDSTGLGDVVNGKKPGRETPMDRVIFIACGMAVFDISWGYECYQTALKNGIGQSLNLWEKPSQA, from the coding sequence ATGTATCCCCGGATCGATTTTCTCTACCTGTCCGAACCCGACATGATCGCAGCCGGCGTCCTGGATGCCGAACGCTGCGTCACCATCTGCGAGGAAACCTTCAGCCTGCTCGGCGAAGGCGACTACCTCATGGGCGGCGCCAACCACAATAGCCATGGCCTCAACATCGTTTTCCCTAAGGAAACAAAGTTCCCGAATATGCCGGTGGCCGGTCCGGACCGCCGCTTTGCCGCCATGCCCGGCTATCTCGGCGGGCGTTTCGATGTTTGCGGCAACAAGTGGTATGGCTCCAATCACGCCAATGCGCAAAAGGGCTTGCCGCGCTCAGTGCTGACCATGATGCTGAACGACAAGGATACTGGCGCGCCGCTGGCGCTGATGTCAGCGAACCTTCTGTCGGCGGCCCGCACCGGCGGTGTTCCTGGCGTGGCCGCCAAGCATCTCGCCAATGCCGATTCGAAAGTCGTCTCGGTGATCGGCTGCGGCCCGATCAACAAGGCCTGCTTCTCGGCGATCATGACCCAGCTGAAGGCCGTCGAAAAGGTCGTCTGCTTCGACATCTTCCTCGACAAGGCCAACGAGTTCGCCGCCTGGGTCAAGGAAACCTATGATGTCGAAGCGGTGGGCGTCGACGATGCCGAGGCAGGTTTCCGCGGCGCTGATGTCGTCACCGTCGCCGCGTCGCGTTTGAAGCCGCTGTTCTTCAACGACGAATGGATCAAGGAAGGCGCCACCATCCTCGTTTCAGGCCCGTTCAACACCGAGGAGAGCTTCCTCACCAGCGCCAAGATCGTCTACGACCACACCTCCCTGCAGGAAGCCTATGTGGAGGATGCCGTCGCCTCGGGCAACAAGGAAGCGTATTACAGCGGCGTCATCGGCGGTCCCTTCTTCCGGCTTATCGATGCTGGAAAGCTGCCGCCGCTGCATGACTCGACCGGCCTCGGCGACGTGGTCAACGGCAAGAAGCCCGGACGCGAAACGCCCATGGATCGCGTGATCTTCATTGCCTGCGGCATGGCCGTCTTCGACATCAGCTGGGGTTATGAGTGCTATCAGACCGCGCTCAAGAACGGCATCGGCCAGTCGCTGAACCTCTGGGAGAAGCCCAGCCAGGCCTGA
- a CDS encoding SDR family NAD(P)-dependent oxidoreductase translates to MSGALSAQTILVTGASGGIGRAVVKALALEGARPVIHYGRDRAGAESLNAEIGGDGIIVPADLSAPQGAFELWQRSLDAAGRIHGLVNNAGIRSEIGIEAEPDAWRGAWGREFQVNFFAAADLSKEAIRHFKTHGSGRIINMASRAGQRGYAADALPYGASKAALLNLTKSIARSFGADGVTAIAIAPGWVRTDMAEDFVAKNGKQAAVADIPIGEMAEPEAVAELVAFAFRTSQASLNGATLDVNGGSYVR, encoded by the coding sequence ATGAGCGGAGCGCTTTCCGCGCAGACCATCTTGGTGACTGGCGCCTCCGGCGGCATCGGTCGCGCTGTCGTCAAGGCGCTGGCGCTGGAAGGCGCTCGCCCTGTCATTCACTATGGCAGGGACCGGGCCGGAGCCGAGAGCTTGAACGCCGAGATCGGCGGAGATGGCATTATCGTCCCGGCCGACCTTTCGGCGCCGCAGGGCGCGTTCGAGTTGTGGCAGCGGTCGCTCGATGCGGCCGGCCGTATCCACGGCCTGGTCAACAACGCCGGCATTCGCAGCGAGATCGGCATCGAAGCCGAACCGGATGCCTGGCGCGGGGCCTGGGGTCGGGAATTCCAGGTCAATTTCTTTGCCGCTGCCGATCTTTCCAAGGAAGCCATCCGCCATTTCAAGACGCATGGCAGCGGGCGGATCATCAACATGGCCAGCCGGGCGGGCCAGCGCGGCTATGCGGCGGATGCTTTGCCTTATGGCGCAAGCAAGGCGGCCCTCCTCAACCTCACCAAATCCATCGCCCGCAGCTTTGGAGCCGATGGCGTGACCGCGATTGCCATCGCGCCCGGCTGGGTGCGCACCGACATGGCCGAGGATTTCGTGGCCAAGAACGGCAAGCAGGCGGCGGTCGCGGATATTCCGATCGGCGAAATGGCGGAGCCGGAAGCGGTTGCCGAACTGGTGGCCTTCGCCTTTCGCACCTCGCAGGCATCGCTGAACGGCGCGACACTCGATGTTAATGGCGGCAGCTATGTCAGATAG
- a CDS encoding FAD-binding oxidoreductase, translating to MNTSSTIAIVGAGVIGTTLACDLQRRGHSVQLIEREGPGTGASFGNMASIAVTEFMPASRPAIWKQMPKWLLDPEGPVRVRPSYMPRLIPWFLRFLAASRPSKLRELEAAGAVLCHRVHEDLGALLKETGLTHMLSAEGCLSLYADEAEFKADRDHIEILERFGFRHEILGGNAIRDLEPALTTKITKAVLFPDNRSIADPYKLVTALAERFQALGGTIIRGEVGGFDIGEGGVKAVRLKDGRAINADKTVLAAGVFTARMARDLGEPIPLETERGYHTQIMDPGISMRHSIIWPAKAFMVTPTAGGIRVGGTVEMAGIDAAPDYRRAKITVKRALEALPDLKVRQTSEWMGHRPAFPDTVPVMSASARHRDLYYATGHGHLGLTYAATNARLMGDLISGVTPPVDLTPYRVDRF from the coding sequence ATGAATACTTCATCCACCATTGCAATTGTCGGCGCCGGCGTTATCGGCACCACGCTTGCATGTGATTTGCAACGCCGCGGGCATTCCGTTCAGTTGATCGAGCGGGAAGGTCCGGGTACCGGAGCAAGCTTCGGCAATATGGCCAGCATTGCCGTGACCGAATTCATGCCCGCCTCCCGGCCGGCGATCTGGAAGCAGATGCCGAAATGGCTGCTCGATCCGGAAGGTCCGGTACGCGTACGCCCCTCCTACATGCCGCGGCTTATTCCCTGGTTCCTGCGTTTTTTGGCAGCGAGCCGTCCCTCGAAGCTTCGCGAACTCGAAGCGGCGGGCGCGGTTCTCTGCCATCGGGTGCATGAAGATCTCGGTGCGCTCCTGAAGGAGACGGGACTCACTCACATGCTGAGCGCCGAAGGCTGCCTCAGCCTTTATGCGGACGAGGCAGAGTTCAAGGCCGACCGCGATCATATCGAAATCCTCGAGCGCTTCGGTTTTCGCCACGAAATTCTCGGTGGCAATGCCATCCGCGACCTTGAGCCGGCACTGACAACCAAAATCACCAAGGCGGTTCTCTTTCCCGACAACCGATCGATAGCCGACCCTTACAAACTGGTCACGGCGCTTGCCGAACGCTTCCAGGCCCTCGGCGGTACGATCATTCGCGGCGAAGTCGGTGGCTTCGACATCGGCGAGGGCGGGGTGAAGGCTGTCCGCCTGAAGGATGGCCGCGCGATCAATGCGGACAAGACCGTGCTCGCGGCCGGTGTTTTTACCGCACGCATGGCGCGGGATCTTGGGGAGCCGATTCCGCTTGAAACCGAGCGCGGCTATCACACGCAGATCATGGATCCCGGTATTTCCATGCGCCATTCGATCATCTGGCCGGCCAAGGCCTTCATGGTCACGCCGACAGCGGGCGGCATCCGCGTCGGCGGTACGGTGGAGATGGCGGGCATAGATGCCGCACCCGACTATCGCCGCGCCAAGATCACCGTCAAGCGCGCACTCGAAGCGCTGCCCGATCTGAAAGTGCGTCAAACGAGCGAGTGGATGGGCCACCGTCCGGCCTTCCCAGACACGGTCCCTGTCATGAGCGCCTCTGCCAGGCATCGCGATCTCTATTATGCGACCGGCCATGGCCATCTCGGTCTCACCTATGCAGCAACCAATGCGCGGCTGATGGGCGACCTTATTTCCGGGGTCACGCCGCCCGTCGATCTTACCCCCTATCGTGTCGATCGATTTTGA
- a CDS encoding GntR family transcriptional regulator, whose amino-acid sequence MDRTKLPKIEKMPADVRALGVLRARIIEGAIPAGARLTEVQISDEMGLSRATVRTALHQLAQEGLVSLVPYTGWTVVKLSQQDIWELYTLRAAVERLAAGLAATNGEADRIADVRKAFHALEAACERKGADEIAEADFGFHKSIVEAAGHSRLRAQYGLIEHQIRVYIRSSDALIADPREILDQHRPILDAILAKDSALAAELSEEHNLREGQKLTASVSDL is encoded by the coding sequence ATGGATCGCACGAAGCTTCCCAAGATTGAGAAAATGCCGGCCGACGTGCGGGCGCTGGGGGTGTTGCGCGCCCGGATCATCGAGGGTGCGATTCCCGCAGGGGCGCGGCTGACCGAGGTGCAGATTTCGGATGAAATGGGGCTCTCGCGCGCAACGGTGCGAACCGCCCTTCATCAACTCGCCCAGGAAGGCCTGGTCAGTCTCGTGCCCTATACGGGGTGGACCGTCGTCAAACTGTCGCAACAGGATATATGGGAGCTCTATACGCTGCGTGCTGCGGTGGAGCGGCTGGCCGCCGGGCTCGCGGCCACAAATGGCGAGGCGGACCGGATCGCGGATGTCCGGAAAGCGTTCCATGCGCTGGAGGCCGCCTGCGAACGGAAGGGTGCCGATGAGATCGCCGAAGCCGATTTCGGCTTTCACAAATCGATTGTCGAGGCTGCTGGTCATTCGCGCTTGCGCGCCCAGTATGGCCTGATCGAGCATCAAATCAGGGTCTACATCCGCTCGAGCGATGCGCTGATCGCCGATCCCAGGGAAATATTGGACCAGCACCGGCCGATCCTCGATGCCATCCTGGCAAAGGACTCCGCCCTGGCCGCCGAGCTATCCGAAGAGCACAATCTCCGGGAAGGTCAGAAGCTGACTGCGTCTGTTTCAGACCTCTAG